The following proteins are co-located in the Sandaracinaceae bacterium genome:
- a CDS encoding HEAT repeat domain-containing protein, which translates to MRPSGGHANMGGTDDPAPTGTGRPGPAGQPSGGAPDAERTETLIARYRAILESDPRETFAFQRLMDLYRERDGSVDRFQADLLAEVAADEREYPARMLLGHLYKAQQRRAEALRMYREAAVLRPNDPAPHGAEGRLAAAGGDVPAARTALARALTLTREDQARRELHEELAQLALSASDFDEAAAHYGELARGADAGIYQRTAYARALLSAGHHERAIAEYERVVAALRGDNRVLAPVLRELGQAQLAAGQVDEAIATFQRALRVAGRESGVRAEIYDGMVDAYRRSDRLADLISELEGSGQGGFEALELIARLHDELGHEEEALAAYRRALGSNPRHIDTRVRLAQLLARSGRLTEVIAEYRQLIRSAPREPRFVVELAQLLMQTGQRDEALQLAARSSRQFGSDPAVHEALAELYTRWGEVELAQREVEQLVRIDPSDPAHLIALGEQQLDQGDEAGAVRTWQRILSAEPDRARAYATLAGVYADHAMDSRAEEAYREALRLAPTDVDNARGLATVLERPLEGESSQQRAARDMEAIEVWQRVIGLDGVERAARREARRRVVAIYARRRLLPAQLTAWGAAFEANPPDLEAGRYLSEAHLQRRPRDLPAARATLARLIELAPGDVESLIALERVHVVEGDRAAAISVLRRLVEADARRAPRYLQQMAEHAHALYRDEDAVAYAAEAVQRSPDDAEGHRRLGDLYRSRQDTAHAIESYRRAIELNERLFTTYFQLAELHLAEGDSRAADALLRRVVRSSPDDELVSQAARVSMQINLGEGTLEVLEQELLPMALAHVQRPVFRKLVVDLYDQMTSPWIQLASSSGPSRERAEADLHRLGARAIKPLLEALADDDPRQQRIAVEILGHLGNPNAAGPLLALAENAERDGDLRMRALTGAGAVAPESLAPRFAALATGPESRLRATAAWSLARMGGRRAAPVLRSLLGEGDRSVRAFAALGLGRVRELGAAAALRTLLVDDPDPSVRACAAWALGRLGQTDDVPALVTSLRNAGEALLARASAHALGQVGSPDARDALAYALFDTAEGQHQAAAQALRAPHDPAALSALGPFPVPQGVAAASEYLPLLLDIAAAGEAVELEPLRDALVGAAQDALHGPVESVRGALALLAASPQVAASDARPTIGLGMLTRDLGRWESGTRARASTALEALGAALVEDIAAVSRHPDRTVREGALAVLARLTGDLAEQALVAALGDDEPTVVGAALRVLRDRPPTAQTVAQVTQLANEHAHWPTRLEAAHTLASYASGAAPGPALTAAQRAQVVSQLAELLTNDRYAFVREAAAQGLGGADSPSAHAALERARDHDADERVRRAATVALQR; encoded by the coding sequence ATGCGCCCCAGCGGAGGACACGCGAACATGGGCGGCACGGACGACCCAGCACCGACGGGCACGGGACGCCCCGGTCCCGCGGGACAACCGAGCGGGGGGGCGCCGGACGCCGAGCGCACGGAGACCCTCATCGCGCGCTATCGCGCCATCCTCGAGAGCGACCCGCGCGAGACCTTCGCGTTCCAACGCCTGATGGACCTCTATCGGGAGCGGGATGGGAGCGTCGACCGCTTCCAGGCGGACCTGCTCGCCGAGGTCGCGGCCGACGAACGGGAGTACCCGGCCCGCATGCTGCTCGGGCACCTCTACAAGGCGCAGCAGCGGCGCGCGGAGGCGCTCCGCATGTACCGCGAAGCGGCCGTGCTGCGTCCCAACGACCCGGCGCCGCACGGCGCCGAGGGGCGACTCGCCGCCGCGGGGGGCGACGTCCCCGCGGCCCGTACGGCCCTGGCGCGCGCCCTGACGCTCACCCGCGAGGACCAAGCGCGGCGTGAGCTTCACGAGGAGCTGGCGCAGCTCGCGCTCTCCGCGAGCGACTTCGACGAGGCGGCCGCCCACTATGGCGAGCTGGCGCGCGGCGCCGACGCTGGCATCTATCAGCGCACCGCGTACGCGCGCGCCCTGCTCTCGGCGGGGCATCACGAACGGGCCATCGCCGAGTACGAGCGGGTGGTCGCCGCGCTGCGCGGCGACAACCGCGTGTTGGCGCCCGTGCTGCGGGAGCTGGGCCAGGCGCAGCTCGCAGCGGGTCAGGTCGACGAGGCGATCGCCACCTTCCAGCGTGCGCTGCGCGTGGCAGGGCGCGAGTCGGGCGTGCGCGCCGAGATCTATGACGGGATGGTGGATGCCTACCGGCGCTCCGATCGCCTCGCAGACCTCATCTCCGAGCTCGAGGGGAGCGGGCAGGGGGGCTTCGAGGCGCTCGAGCTCATCGCGCGTCTGCATGACGAACTGGGCCACGAAGAGGAGGCGCTCGCAGCGTACCGCAGGGCGCTCGGGAGCAACCCACGCCACATCGATACCCGGGTGCGGTTGGCGCAGCTGCTGGCGCGCTCCGGGCGGCTCACCGAGGTCATCGCCGAGTATCGGCAGCTCATCCGCAGCGCGCCCCGCGAGCCTCGCTTCGTGGTCGAACTGGCACAGCTGCTGATGCAGACGGGGCAGCGCGACGAAGCGCTGCAGCTCGCGGCGCGCTCGAGCCGACAGTTCGGGAGCGACCCCGCCGTTCACGAGGCGCTGGCGGAGCTCTACACGCGCTGGGGCGAGGTGGAGCTGGCACAGCGGGAAGTGGAGCAGCTGGTGCGCATCGACCCGAGCGATCCTGCGCACCTGATTGCGCTCGGTGAGCAGCAGCTGGATCAGGGGGACGAGGCCGGTGCCGTGCGCACCTGGCAGCGTATCCTCTCGGCCGAGCCAGACCGCGCACGCGCCTACGCGACGCTCGCGGGCGTCTACGCCGACCACGCGATGGACTCGCGCGCGGAGGAGGCGTACCGCGAGGCGCTGCGGCTCGCGCCGACCGACGTCGACAACGCGCGCGGGCTCGCGACCGTGCTCGAGCGACCCCTCGAGGGAGAGTCGTCCCAGCAGCGCGCGGCACGTGACATGGAGGCCATCGAGGTCTGGCAGCGTGTGATCGGCCTGGATGGCGTGGAACGCGCGGCGCGCCGCGAGGCCCGTCGACGCGTCGTCGCCATCTATGCACGACGACGACTCCTGCCCGCGCAGCTCACGGCCTGGGGGGCAGCCTTCGAGGCGAATCCTCCCGACCTCGAGGCCGGTCGCTACCTGTCCGAGGCGCACCTGCAGCGGCGCCCACGCGACCTGCCCGCCGCGCGCGCCACCCTGGCACGTCTCATCGAGCTCGCCCCCGGAGACGTGGAGAGCCTCATCGCGCTCGAGCGCGTGCATGTGGTCGAGGGAGACCGCGCCGCAGCGATTTCGGTGCTCCGCCGCTTGGTCGAGGCGGACGCACGGCGTGCGCCACGCTACCTGCAACAGATGGCCGAGCACGCCCACGCGCTCTACCGCGACGAAGACGCCGTCGCCTATGCCGCGGAGGCCGTCCAGCGCTCGCCCGACGACGCAGAGGGGCATCGACGGCTCGGCGATCTCTATCGGTCGCGTCAGGACACCGCGCACGCCATCGAGAGCTATCGTCGCGCCATCGAGCTGAACGAGCGTCTGTTCACGACGTACTTCCAGCTGGCAGAGCTCCACTTGGCGGAGGGCGACAGCCGCGCCGCCGACGCGCTGCTGAGGCGCGTGGTGCGCTCCTCCCCCGACGACGAGCTGGTGTCGCAGGCCGCGCGCGTGTCCATGCAAATCAACCTCGGCGAGGGGACACTCGAGGTGCTCGAACAAGAGCTGCTGCCGATGGCGCTGGCGCACGTCCAGCGGCCCGTGTTTCGCAAGCTGGTCGTGGACCTCTACGACCAGATGACGTCGCCGTGGATCCAGCTGGCGAGCAGCTCGGGCCCGTCCCGCGAGCGCGCCGAAGCGGACCTGCATCGCTTGGGGGCGCGCGCCATCAAGCCCTTGCTCGAAGCTCTCGCGGACGATGACCCACGGCAGCAGCGTATCGCCGTCGAGATCCTCGGCCACCTTGGCAACCCCAACGCGGCCGGACCGTTGCTGGCGCTGGCGGAGAACGCGGAGCGGGATGGAGACCTGCGCATGCGCGCGCTCACGGGTGCCGGCGCCGTCGCCCCCGAGAGCCTGGCGCCGCGCTTCGCGGCGCTCGCCACCGGCCCCGAGAGCCGCCTGCGGGCGACGGCGGCGTGGTCTCTCGCGCGCATGGGCGGGCGTCGCGCGGCCCCGGTGCTGCGTTCCCTGCTGGGAGAGGGAGACCGCAGCGTGCGCGCCTTCGCGGCGCTGGGTCTCGGGCGCGTTCGCGAGCTGGGCGCGGCGGCCGCACTGCGCACGCTGCTCGTCGACGATCCAGACCCGAGCGTACGGGCGTGCGCCGCCTGGGCGCTCGGTCGCTTGGGTCAAACGGACGACGTGCCCGCCTTGGTGACATCGCTCCGCAACGCCGGGGAGGCGCTGCTGGCGCGCGCCTCGGCCCACGCGCTCGGACAGGTCGGCTCGCCGGACGCGCGGGATGCTCTGGCTTACGCGTTGTTCGACACCGCCGAGGGGCAGCACCAGGCCGCGGCTCAGGCCCTGCGTGCGCCCCACGATCCCGCCGCGCTGAGCGCCCTCGGACCGTTCCCGGTGCCGCAGGGGGTCGCAGCTGCGTCCGAGTACCTGCCGTTGCTGCTCGACATCGCGGCGGCTGGAGAGGCGGTGGAGCTCGAGCCCCTGCGCGACGCCCTGGTCGGTGCGGCGCAGGACGCCTTGCATGGGCCGGTGGAGTCGGTCCGTGGCGCGCTGGCCCTGTTGGCGGCCAGCCCTCAGGTCGCCGCGTCCGACGCCCGTCCCACCATCGGTCTCGGGATGCTCACTCGAGATCTCGGTCGCTGGGAGTCGGGCACACGCGCGCGTGCGTCCACGGCGCTCGAGGCGCTGGGGGCGGCCTTGGTCGAGGACATCGCCGCCGTGTCGCGGCACCCGGACCGTACCGTACGCGAAGGCGCCCTGGCCGTGCTCGCGAGGCTCACGGGAGACCTGGCCGAGCAGGCCCTCGTCGCTGCGTTGGGGGACGACGAGCCCACCGTGGTGGGGGCGGCGCTGCGCGTCCTGCGCGATCGTCCCCCGACCGCGCAGACGGTCGCCCAGGTCACGCAGCTGGCCAACGAGCACGCGCACTGGCCGACGCGGCTCGAGGCGGCCCATACACTCGCGAGCTACGCCTCGGGCGCAGCGCCGGGGCCAGCGCTCACGGCCGCACAGCGCGCGCAGGTCGTGTCGCAGCTGGCCGAGCTGCTGACGAATGACCGCTACGCGTTCGTGCGCGAGGCCGCCGCCCAGGGGCTCGGAGGGGCGGACTCGCCCAGCGCTCACGCCGCCCTCGAGCGAGCCCGAGATCACGACGCCGACGAGCGGGTGCGGCGCGCAGCGACCGTCGCCCTCCAACGTTGA
- a CDS encoding class II glutamine amidotransferase has product MCRLFAFRSVIPSQVHRSLMAADNALAVQSDRHPDGWGVAFYVNDAPHITRSPATAIDDHLFHRVSGIVASETVLAHVRKATVGSNSVLNCHPFQYGRWTMAHNGEIRDFERHRTAFRELVDPGLRRYILGDTDSEVIFFLFLSALRRRAPLYARFALEDVFAALRQTVALVRERCDTGAPEEDALLTMIVTDGTLMAATQGGKELFVSTYKTRCSDRDECRSLSPECEAPTTSGFVNHLVLSSERMGGENVWIPLEPGEYVGVDAQMRLHRERSGQKRLPVVA; this is encoded by the coding sequence ATGTGCAGGCTCTTCGCGTTCCGTAGTGTCATCCCCAGCCAGGTGCACCGCTCGCTGATGGCGGCCGACAACGCCCTCGCCGTGCAGAGCGACAGGCACCCCGACGGCTGGGGCGTCGCGTTCTACGTGAACGACGCGCCGCACATCACGCGCAGCCCGGCCACCGCCATCGACGACCACCTGTTCCACCGCGTGAGCGGCATCGTCGCTTCCGAGACCGTGCTCGCGCACGTGCGCAAGGCCACCGTCGGCTCCAACTCGGTGCTCAACTGCCACCCCTTCCAGTACGGGCGCTGGACCATGGCGCACAACGGCGAGATCCGAGACTTCGAGCGGCACCGCACGGCGTTCCGCGAGTTGGTCGACCCTGGCCTACGACGCTACATCCTCGGCGACACGGACAGCGAGGTGATCTTCTTCCTGTTCCTCAGCGCGCTGCGCCGACGCGCGCCCTTGTACGCGCGCTTCGCGCTGGAAGACGTCTTTGCCGCGCTGCGCCAGACCGTCGCGCTCGTCCGTGAGAGGTGCGACACGGGGGCCCCCGAAGAGGACGCGCTGCTGACCATGATCGTCACGGACGGAACGCTGATGGCCGCCACACAAGGCGGCAAGGAGCTGTTCGTGTCCACGTACAAGACGCGCTGCTCCGACCGCGACGAGTGCCGCTCGCTGTCTCCGGAGTGCGAAGCCCCCACCACGTCGGGTTTCGTGAATCACTTGGTGCTGAGCAGCGAGCGCATGGGCGGGGAGAACGTCTGGATCCCCCTCGAGCCCGGCGAGTACGTGGGCGTGGACGCGCAGATGCGGCTGCATCGTGAACGCTCCGGACAGAAGCGTCTGCCGGTGGTGGCCTGA
- a CDS encoding serine/threonine protein kinase — protein sequence MHALSTGSRFADRYVIDETLGVGAAGAVLAAHDPHHAAPERARVAIKVLRPELAADLALRARFRREATILQGIEHPAIVRVWAHGAAALVPGGPSVPYLVMERLAGVTLRSALQRGAQTPTAALSWLRPVAAALDRVHADGVLHGDLKPDNLFLTPTGPRLVDFGSAKVHGFPRLTATGEVAGTPRYMAPEVIAGERALDHRSDVYALAVTAYECLAGHPPFRARHPGRLLAEIMGSAAPPLERWPTLAPVLARGMRREPEHRFDTAGSLVQALSAAIAEAESSSVSS from the coding sequence GTGCACGCTCTGTCCACGGGCTCCCGCTTCGCCGACCGCTACGTCATCGACGAGACCCTGGGTGTGGGCGCAGCGGGTGCCGTGCTCGCGGCGCACGACCCGCACCACGCTGCGCCCGAACGTGCCCGCGTCGCGATCAAGGTCTTGCGGCCCGAGCTGGCCGCAGACTTGGCTCTCCGCGCCCGCTTCCGCCGCGAGGCGACCATACTGCAGGGCATCGAGCATCCAGCCATCGTGCGCGTGTGGGCGCATGGCGCAGCGGCGCTCGTCCCGGGTGGCCCTTCCGTCCCGTACCTGGTCATGGAGCGCCTGGCAGGCGTCACGCTGAGGAGCGCTCTCCAGCGCGGTGCCCAGACGCCGACAGCGGCGCTCTCTTGGCTCCGCCCGGTGGCCGCGGCGCTCGACCGTGTGCACGCGGACGGCGTCCTGCATGGCGACCTCAAGCCCGACAACCTGTTCCTCACCCCGACGGGGCCGCGTCTGGTGGACTTCGGCAGCGCCAAAGTACACGGCTTTCCCCGCCTCACCGCGACAGGAGAGGTGGCGGGCACACCACGCTACATGGCGCCCGAGGTCATCGCGGGCGAGCGAGCGCTCGACCATCGCTCGGACGTGTATGCGTTGGCTGTGACCGCGTACGAGTGCCTGGCAGGCCACCCCCCGTTCCGCGCACGGCACCCCGGGCGCTTGCTCGCTGAGATCATGGGTAGTGCAGCGCCACCCCTCGAGCGGTGGCCGACCCTGGCCCCGGTGCTCGCGCGTGGAATGCGGCGAGAGCCGGAACATCGCTTCGACACGGCGGGCAGTCTCGTGCAGGCGCTCTCCGCGGCCATCGCCGAGGCCGAGTCGTCATCCGTGTCATCGTAG
- a CDS encoding FHA domain-containing protein → MEQARNYVCKECASPVPAGHKFCGGCGAEVPIQVQTGQVDFFGAMQTPGKARLILIRGDQGVDGLSYVLQGSEHIAGREEDQILFPEDAWLSPRHANFLYEGEKLVARDENSTNGIYLRIKQPVEIAPGDTFLCGDQVFRLDASPPDASSPADDQTYFYSSPRRPSPFRVTQVLVGGVDGIVFCAREASAVVGREDCDLNFPEDIYMSGNHARIDNAGGRFMLTDTGSRNGTYARIKGQAELQHGDYLFLGKQLLRVEVTA, encoded by the coding sequence ATGGAGCAAGCCCGTAACTACGTTTGCAAAGAGTGCGCGAGCCCGGTCCCGGCCGGTCACAAGTTCTGTGGCGGGTGCGGTGCCGAGGTGCCCATTCAGGTCCAGACCGGACAGGTGGACTTCTTCGGAGCGATGCAGACGCCGGGCAAGGCCCGCCTCATCCTCATCCGCGGTGACCAGGGTGTCGACGGACTGAGCTACGTGCTCCAGGGCAGTGAGCACATCGCGGGCCGCGAGGAGGACCAGATCCTCTTCCCCGAGGACGCGTGGCTCAGCCCGCGTCACGCAAACTTCCTGTACGAGGGCGAGAAGCTCGTCGCGCGCGACGAGAACAGCACCAACGGCATCTACCTGCGCATCAAGCAGCCGGTGGAGATCGCGCCCGGCGACACCTTCCTGTGCGGCGATCAGGTCTTCCGGCTGGACGCCAGCCCGCCCGATGCGTCGAGCCCGGCAGACGACCAGACGTACTTCTACTCGTCGCCACGTCGGCCGAGCCCCTTCCGCGTCACCCAGGTGTTGGTCGGCGGCGTGGACGGCATCGTCTTTTGCGCACGCGAGGCCTCGGCCGTGGTGGGGCGTGAGGACTGCGACTTGAACTTCCCCGAGGACATCTACATGTCCGGCAACCACGCGCGCATCGACAACGCGGGCGGCCGCTTCATGCTCACCGACACGGGCTCACGCAACGGCACCTATGCGCGCATCAAGGGCCAGGCCGAGCTGCAGCACGGCGACTATCTCTTCCTCGGCAAGCAGCTGCTGCGCGTCGAGGTCACGGCCTGA
- the miaB gene encoding tRNA (N6-isopentenyl adenosine(37)-C2)-methylthiotransferase MiaB, with the protein MKRYIVQTFGCQMNVHDSRRIEEVLHADGFVPTDDATLADLVVINTCSVREKAEHKLMSLLGTLRPLKEQRRGVMLAVAGCVAQQEGERLLAKAPFVDLVLGPDNIPELPSLLREAEGGAPPRARTVFDMEEPQFLHAKPRAGLREVTSFVTVMKGCDERCTYCIVPYTRGSERYRSGDTIVEEIARLVDGGVREITLLGQTVNSWYEDGVAPSSRRAQSRSQFADLLRRIAAEVPDLARLRYTSPHPRHLTDALIAAHAELPILPAHVHLPVQSGSNEQLRRMARRYTREEYIERAHVLMQARPGLTLSTDIIVGFPGETDADFEDTLDLVRQVGFVAAFGFKYSPRPYTPALNLADDVPEEVKGERLTRLFELVAEQQSAHLERLVGSRAHVLVEGRSRGETGRYSGRTERHEIAHFDAPDGHDPTGHVVELAVTQAYKHSLLGDPVGDVPRTPRAGAAARGRLALPVVA; encoded by the coding sequence ATGAAGCGCTACATCGTCCAGACCTTCGGTTGTCAGATGAACGTGCACGACTCCCGGCGCATCGAGGAGGTCTTGCACGCGGACGGATTCGTGCCGACCGACGACGCGACCCTGGCTGACCTGGTGGTGATCAACACTTGCAGCGTCCGCGAGAAGGCCGAGCACAAGCTCATGAGCCTGCTGGGCACGCTGCGACCGCTGAAGGAACAGCGGCGTGGCGTGATGCTCGCCGTCGCGGGCTGCGTGGCGCAGCAAGAGGGCGAGCGCCTGCTCGCCAAGGCGCCCTTCGTGGACCTGGTGCTGGGACCCGACAACATCCCCGAGCTGCCGAGCCTCCTGCGGGAGGCGGAGGGCGGTGCGCCGCCGCGCGCGCGGACCGTGTTCGACATGGAGGAGCCGCAGTTCCTGCACGCCAAGCCACGCGCCGGGCTGCGTGAGGTCACGTCGTTCGTGACGGTCATGAAAGGCTGTGACGAGCGCTGCACCTATTGCATCGTCCCGTACACGCGCGGCAGCGAGCGCTACCGCTCGGGCGACACCATCGTCGAAGAGATCGCGCGGCTCGTGGATGGGGGCGTGCGCGAGATCACGCTGCTGGGGCAGACGGTCAACTCCTGGTACGAAGACGGCGTGGCGCCCTCCAGCCGGCGTGCCCAGAGCCGTTCGCAGTTCGCGGACCTGCTGCGGCGCATCGCAGCCGAGGTGCCGGACTTGGCGCGGCTACGCTACACCTCGCCGCACCCGCGGCACCTGACCGACGCGCTCATCGCGGCGCACGCCGAGCTGCCCATCCTCCCCGCGCACGTCCACCTGCCCGTCCAGTCCGGCTCCAACGAACAGCTGCGCCGCATGGCGCGCCGCTACACCCGCGAGGAGTACATCGAGCGAGCGCACGTGCTGATGCAGGCCCGCCCAGGCCTGACGCTGTCCACCGACATCATCGTGGGGTTTCCGGGTGAGACCGACGCCGACTTCGAGGACACGCTCGACCTCGTGCGGCAGGTGGGGTTCGTCGCAGCGTTCGGATTCAAGTACTCGCCGCGGCCGTACACGCCAGCCCTCAACCTCGCCGACGACGTGCCCGAGGAGGTCAAGGGAGAGCGCCTGACGCGCCTCTTCGAGTTGGTGGCGGAGCAGCAGAGCGCGCACCTCGAGAGGCTGGTGGGAAGCCGCGCGCACGTGCTCGTCGAGGGACGCAGCCGCGGCGAGACCGGGCGCTACAGCGGCCGCACGGAGCGCCACGAGATAGCCCACTTCGACGCACCCGACGGTCACGACCCCACCGGACACGTGGTGGAGCTGGCGGTCACCCAGGCCTACAAGCACAGCCTCCTCGGAGACCCGGTCGGCGATGTCCCACGTACGCCACGCGCGGGGGCCGCAGCGAGGGGGAGGCTCGCGCTGCCGGTGGTCGCGTGA
- a CDS encoding VanZ family protein, whose translation MSEHAPLGGGGERGHGPPSRRDVLRAWAPAVAYMGLIFGLSSMHLQAQIIEQLPFRDKLVHTIEYAVLGGLCAYATRRTWPLHAALRTSLLGAFLAVAFGVSDEIHQSFVPGRNADVNDILADVLGASLGVLVAAYWERRHTR comes from the coding sequence GTGAGCGAGCACGCGCCGTTGGGCGGCGGGGGCGAGAGGGGCCATGGGCCGCCGAGTCGGCGTGACGTCCTCCGCGCGTGGGCCCCTGCGGTCGCGTACATGGGGCTGATCTTCGGGCTCTCGTCCATGCACCTCCAAGCGCAGATCATCGAGCAGCTGCCTTTCCGCGACAAGCTCGTGCACACCATCGAGTATGCCGTGCTCGGTGGGCTCTGCGCCTATGCCACACGGCGGACCTGGCCGCTGCACGCGGCGCTTCGCACGTCGCTGCTGGGAGCCTTCTTGGCTGTGGCGTTCGGCGTGAGCGACGAGATCCATCAGAGCTTCGTTCCTGGACGCAACGCCGACGTGAACGACATCCTCGCGGACGTGCTCGGCGCGTCTCTGGGCGTGCTGGTTGCGGCGTATTGGGAACGCCGCCACACGCGGTGA
- a CDS encoding FHA domain-containing protein, giving the protein MIECPRCGKNNQPHYKFCLGCGAELPRDNAQPKSFTAPTPPAGIPVGGGAPAMAPTPAAPVARPAPAPQPAPQPAPAPAPAAAPAPAAAAADGKVPCPQCTNPVPANFKFCGSCGFDMTKAPAAAPAAAPAPVAAPAPSQGNGQLVLIRPDGTEGDRFPLSGTTTVGRDSSGPFAGDSYLSPQHAAFEFQAGGVVVTDLNSLNGVYIRIAHDVPTELVPGSVFRIGQEIIRFDAMPAPRRGADGAEIMGSANPGFLGRICLIIGRDTVGNCYPIPSTGLHLGRERGDVIFPDDGYVSGLHCRVHGEGGRMFLTDVGSSNGTFVRVRGSGPVPRGSLLLMGQQLFRVEY; this is encoded by the coding sequence GTGATCGAGTGCCCCCGCTGTGGCAAGAATAATCAGCCCCATTACAAGTTCTGTCTTGGCTGTGGTGCTGAGCTGCCGCGTGACAACGCGCAGCCCAAGAGCTTCACGGCGCCGACGCCTCCCGCCGGGATCCCGGTGGGTGGTGGGGCTCCGGCGATGGCGCCCACCCCGGCGGCTCCCGTTGCCCGCCCCGCGCCCGCTCCTCAGCCGGCGCCGCAGCCCGCCCCCGCTCCGGCACCCGCCGCCGCGCCGGCCCCTGCGGCCGCTGCTGCGGACGGAAAGGTGCCCTGTCCGCAGTGCACCAACCCGGTGCCCGCGAACTTCAAGTTCTGCGGCAGCTGCGGCTTCGACATGACCAAGGCTCCAGCCGCTGCCCCTGCAGCGGCGCCGGCGCCCGTCGCGGCGCCCGCACCCAGCCAGGGCAATGGACAGCTCGTCCTCATCCGGCCGGACGGAACCGAGGGCGACCGCTTCCCGCTGTCGGGCACCACCACGGTGGGCCGTGACTCGAGCGGGCCGTTCGCCGGGGACTCGTACCTCAGCCCGCAGCACGCGGCGTTCGAGTTCCAGGCCGGCGGCGTGGTCGTCACCGACCTCAACAGCCTCAACGGCGTCTACATCCGCATCGCGCATGACGTGCCCACCGAGCTCGTGCCCGGAAGCGTCTTCCGCATCGGTCAGGAGATCATCCGGTTCGACGCCATGCCCGCGCCGCGGCGCGGTGCGGATGGGGCGGAGATCATGGGTAGCGCCAACCCGGGCTTCCTGGGGCGCATCTGCCTCATCATCGGCCGCGACACGGTCGGCAATTGCTACCCCATCCCGTCCACTGGCTTGCACCTCGGCCGCGAGCGCGGCGACGTCATCTTCCCGGATGACGGCTACGTGTCGGGCCTGCACTGCCGCGTTCACGGGGAGGGAGGACGCATGTTCCTCACGGACGTGGGCAGCTCCAACGGCACGTTCGTTCGCGTGCGCGGCTCGGGTCCCGTGCCCCGTGGCTCGCTGCTCCTCATGGGTCAGCAGCTGTTCCGCGTCGAGTACTGA